In Nocardioides sp., a genomic segment contains:
- the cofD gene encoding 2-phospho-L-lactate transferase codes for MTIAPHGPSDGLRLTVLSGGIGGARFLQGLLHQMPSAQVTVVANTADDLWLHGLKICPDLDTVMYTLGNGIDLDRGWGRREETWSVKEELAAYGGEAPWFGLGDRDIATHLMRTRMLDAGYPLSQVTSALCTRWQPGVELLPMTDDRVETHIVIPDDESPSGRRVVHFQEYWVGLQATPPALEVLVVGLEKSAPAPGVVEALAHADVIVLPPSNPVVSVGTILGVPGITDALRSSSAKVVGLSPIIGGSHVRGMANQLLAAKGIEVSAAGVAQLYGARSAGGVLDGWLVDQADSDAVARVESLGIACRAVPLLMTDHDATGAMAEQALDLVS; via the coding sequence GTGACGATTGCTCCCCATGGCCCCTCCGACGGGCTTCGACTGACCGTGCTGTCCGGCGGGATCGGCGGTGCCCGATTCCTGCAAGGCCTGCTGCACCAGATGCCATCCGCGCAGGTCACCGTGGTTGCCAACACCGCCGACGACCTCTGGTTGCACGGTCTGAAGATCTGCCCCGACCTCGACACTGTGATGTACACCCTCGGGAACGGCATCGACCTCGACCGAGGCTGGGGTCGGCGTGAAGAAACCTGGAGCGTCAAGGAGGAATTGGCGGCGTACGGCGGTGAAGCACCGTGGTTCGGGCTGGGTGATCGCGACATCGCCACGCATCTGATGCGGACCCGGATGCTGGACGCCGGCTACCCGCTCTCCCAGGTCACTTCGGCGCTGTGCACCCGTTGGCAGCCGGGCGTGGAGTTGTTGCCGATGACCGACGACCGGGTGGAGACGCACATCGTCATCCCCGACGACGAGTCCCCGTCCGGGCGTCGCGTCGTGCACTTTCAGGAGTACTGGGTCGGCCTGCAAGCCACTCCCCCGGCGCTGGAGGTGCTGGTCGTGGGCTTGGAGAAGTCCGCTCCGGCCCCCGGCGTGGTCGAGGCGCTTGCCCACGCCGATGTCATCGTGCTGCCTCCCTCGAACCCCGTGGTCAGTGTCGGCACCATCTTGGGCGTGCCGGGGATCACCGACGCCCTCAGATCCTCCTCGGCAAAGGTCGTCGGGCTCTCGCCGATCATCGGCGGCTCGCATGTGCGGGGTATGGCGAATCAACTGTTGGCCGCCAAGGGCATCGAGGTGTCGGCTGCGGGGGTCGCGCAGTTGTACGGCGCCAGGTCCGCAGGTGGCGTGCTCGACGGCTGGCTGGTCGATCAAGCAGATTCCGACGCCGTGGCCCGGGTCGAGTCGCTCGGAATCGCCTGCCGGGCCGTACCCCTGCTGATGACGGACCATGACGCCACCGGCGCGATGGCCGAGCAGGCACTGGACCTCGTGTCGTGA
- a CDS encoding glycosyltransferase family 2 protein: protein MAAQPEETVGVVLVSHSGESWLGAVLDGLEEQTVLPTALAAVDTGSKDGSVALLQERVGEAGVVTLGRQTSYAQAVAAGVELLHTRGAQPRWLWLLHDDSRPAPEALARLLEAARQHPEAAILGPKLREWPSLRRLLELGVTISGTGRRETGLERGEYDQGQHDDVRRVLAVNTAGMLVRTDVWRRLGGFDDALPVFGNDIDLGWRAANAGETTLIVPQAVVFHVEAAHRGIRRTPLTGRHTHYQERRAALYTLLANAPGRTLPWQIVRLTFATMLRALGFLLLRSIGEAADELAAWVNVLARPGQVRAARRDRARLLGGDEAAAVAQLRPPWWLPYRHGLDNVSDFAEAATNQAQDVAERRRAAALVDAGPGALPAAVRSDLDPLDDDEDDVGEDTGLVARFLTSPVALGLAALVVAMLVGTRSAWGRVSGAGLSAAPERAADWWQLYAESTHPLALGTQVVAPAYTAVLAALGTVLGGSGPAAVSAVLLASMPLALWGTWRLLRVIGRFLDPVGAPRWLVAAGSATYALTPAVSGLWGDGRLGPIVTTALFPWFAHALLGFADPEPERRWRAAWRTGVLLTVITAFAPSLYVFAVLLAVLVIALAAMFSRSLLTDRSVSAPPLLALSLPVLLLVPWWWPLLTAGDGAGLLLEPGRVPPSTTTPLELLGGQLADAAPGWLVLPLGLAAIVALLHPRSRPAALLGWLLVAVAALAAVLVTTPTLDLRVGDVRASSASLLPVLVVGLVVAAVSLGLALVRSDWGSRARLRTPVGACLIALALAMPVLGAGWFAVQGGSGLSAAGDDEVPAYMRQRAALGPEHGVLLVRGTVEDGFTYWVRRGDGATLGEDEVLALTPPDADFVKSLSTLAMRPAPAAVRSLADAGVEYVVFPEPADGRVAAHLDATTGLSQASAENRRTRAWKVDLQPSTPFHAGAVTWGRGLLLAAQAIAVLVALVLCGPSRPRRRREPDAEVEVSTL from the coding sequence GTGGCAGCGCAACCCGAGGAAACCGTAGGGGTCGTCCTCGTCAGCCACTCCGGAGAGAGTTGGCTCGGTGCCGTCCTGGACGGCCTCGAGGAGCAGACCGTCCTGCCTACGGCCCTTGCCGCTGTCGACACCGGCAGCAAGGACGGCAGCGTCGCGTTGCTGCAAGAGCGGGTGGGCGAGGCCGGCGTCGTCACGCTGGGGCGTCAGACCTCGTACGCCCAGGCCGTCGCGGCCGGTGTCGAGCTGCTGCACACCCGAGGCGCGCAGCCGCGCTGGCTCTGGCTCCTCCACGATGACAGCCGACCCGCACCCGAGGCGTTGGCGCGGCTGCTCGAAGCCGCCAGGCAGCACCCCGAGGCCGCGATCTTGGGGCCGAAACTGCGCGAGTGGCCGTCGTTGCGACGTCTCCTGGAGCTCGGCGTCACGATCTCGGGCACCGGCAGGCGGGAGACCGGACTCGAACGCGGTGAGTACGACCAGGGCCAGCACGACGACGTGCGCCGGGTGCTGGCCGTCAACACGGCCGGGATGCTCGTACGCACCGACGTGTGGCGGCGGCTCGGTGGCTTCGATGACGCCCTGCCCGTCTTCGGCAACGACATCGATCTCGGCTGGCGTGCCGCCAACGCGGGAGAGACCACGCTGATCGTCCCGCAGGCGGTGGTCTTTCACGTCGAGGCTGCCCACCGGGGCATCCGCCGTACGCCCCTCACGGGCCGGCATACCCACTATCAAGAGCGCCGCGCGGCTCTCTACACGCTGCTCGCCAACGCGCCCGGTCGTACGCTGCCCTGGCAGATCGTCCGGTTGACCTTCGCGACGATGTTGCGCGCACTGGGGTTCCTCCTGCTGCGCTCGATCGGCGAAGCGGCCGACGAACTGGCCGCCTGGGTCAACGTCCTGGCCCGGCCCGGACAGGTACGTGCGGCTCGACGCGACCGCGCCCGGCTGCTGGGGGGCGACGAGGCAGCCGCGGTCGCACAGCTGCGCCCGCCGTGGTGGTTGCCCTATCGGCATGGCCTCGACAACGTCTCGGACTTCGCCGAAGCGGCCACCAATCAGGCCCAGGACGTCGCCGAGCGGCGCCGCGCCGCCGCGCTGGTCGACGCGGGACCGGGCGCGCTCCCTGCGGCCGTACGTTCCGATCTCGATCCGTTGGACGACGACGAGGACGACGTCGGCGAGGACACCGGTCTGGTCGCCAGATTCCTCACCAGCCCCGTCGCGCTCGGGCTCGCGGCGCTGGTGGTCGCGATGCTCGTCGGCACCCGCTCGGCGTGGGGCCGAGTCTCAGGGGCGGGTCTCTCGGCGGCTCCCGAGCGTGCCGCGGACTGGTGGCAGCTCTACGCGGAGTCCACCCACCCGCTCGCGCTCGGCACCCAGGTTGTCGCGCCGGCCTACACCGCCGTGCTGGCTGCTCTCGGCACGGTTCTCGGAGGGTCCGGCCCGGCCGCGGTCAGCGCCGTGCTGCTCGCCTCGATGCCGCTCGCACTATGGGGCACCTGGCGGCTGCTGCGCGTGATCGGTCGCTTCCTCGATCCGGTCGGTGCTCCCCGTTGGTTGGTCGCGGCGGGGTCTGCGACCTACGCGCTGACCCCGGCCGTGAGTGGCCTGTGGGGCGACGGCAGACTCGGTCCGATCGTGACCACGGCGCTGTTCCCGTGGTTCGCGCATGCGTTGCTCGGCTTCGCAGATCCCGAACCCGAACGACGCTGGCGTGCTGCCTGGCGTACGGGTGTCCTGCTCACCGTGATCACGGCTTTCGCGCCCTCGCTCTATGTCTTCGCGGTCCTGCTGGCAGTGCTGGTGATCGCGCTCGCGGCCATGTTCAGCCGGTCGTTGCTTACGGATCGTTCGGTGTCGGCTCCGCCCCTGCTGGCCTTGAGCCTGCCCGTGTTGTTGCTGGTGCCCTGGTGGTGGCCGCTGCTGACTGCGGGTGATGGGGCCGGGCTGCTGCTCGAGCCCGGTCGTGTGCCACCGTCGACGACGACGCCACTGGAGTTGCTGGGCGGCCAGCTTGCGGATGCGGCTCCGGGCTGGCTGGTGCTCCCGCTGGGACTTGCCGCGATCGTGGCCCTCCTGCATCCCAGGTCGCGTCCAGCGGCCCTGCTCGGCTGGCTGCTGGTCGCGGTCGCCGCACTTGCGGCGGTGCTCGTGACGACACCGACGCTCGACCTGCGGGTCGGGGACGTGCGCGCGAGTTCCGCATCGCTGCTGCCGGTGCTGGTGGTGGGCTTGGTCGTGGCAGCGGTCTCGCTCGGCCTGGCGCTGGTGCGCTCGGACTGGGGGAGCCGAGCGCGGCTGCGTACCCCCGTGGGGGCATGCTTGATCGCGCTCGCGCTCGCAATGCCCGTTCTGGGTGCCGGCTGGTTCGCGGTCCAGGGCGGGTCGGGACTCAGCGCCGCCGGTGACGACGAGGTTCCCGCGTACATGCGCCAGCGCGCTGCCCTCGGGCCCGAACACGGTGTGCTGCTGGTGCGCGGCACGGTCGAGGATGGCTTCACCTACTGGGTCCGTCGCGGCGATGGTGCCACCCTCGGCGAGGACGAGGTGCTCGCCCTGACGCCACCCGACGCCGACTTCGTGAAGAGCCTGAGCACGCTCGCCATGCGCCCCGCGCCCGCAGCCGTACGCTCGCTGGCCGATGCGGGCGTCGAATACGTCGTCTTCCCCGAGCCTGCCGATGGTCGAGTGGCGGCGCACCTCGACGCGACGACGGGGCTCTCCCAGGCAAGTGCTGAGAATCGCCGGACCCGCGCCTGGAAGGTGGACCTCCAACCGAGCACGCCCTTCCATGCCGGTGCTGTCACGTGGGGTCGTGGGCTGCTGCTCGCGGCCCAGGCGATCGCGGTGCTCGTGGCCCTCGTGCTCTGCGGACCGAGCCGTCCGCGTCGGCGCCGCGAGCCGGACGCGGAGGTCGAGGTGTCGACGCTGTGA
- a CDS encoding TIGR03089 family protein, whose protein sequence is MTTFASILQAALRVEPGRPLVTYYDLTTAERTELSVTTYANWVAKVASLLAEEFDIERGGRVLIDLPASWLGPVALGAAWTVGAEVVWDGDADLAICGPGSMQARSFEGRPVLASALHPLGLRFAPGALPDGVRDLGVEVWSQPDAFIPWDPPEPDDLAVSGLTHEEVWEAATAATELEGSGLVRGGRLFTGANPASPSGLATFTAPLALGGSAVWVSGGDVAARRHTYDVERATSSWPVEAE, encoded by the coding sequence GTGACGACTTTCGCCTCGATCCTTCAGGCTGCCCTGCGAGTTGAGCCGGGCCGTCCGTTGGTGACGTACTACGACCTGACCACGGCCGAGCGCACCGAACTCTCCGTGACGACGTACGCCAACTGGGTCGCCAAGGTCGCCTCGCTGCTGGCCGAGGAGTTCGACATCGAACGAGGTGGGCGGGTGCTGATCGACCTGCCCGCCAGTTGGCTCGGACCGGTCGCGTTGGGGGCGGCATGGACCGTGGGAGCGGAGGTCGTCTGGGACGGGGATGCGGATCTGGCGATCTGCGGACCCGGCTCGATGCAGGCGCGCTCGTTCGAGGGGCGACCGGTGCTCGCGAGTGCGCTGCATCCGCTCGGGCTGCGGTTTGCACCCGGGGCGCTGCCCGATGGCGTACGCGATCTCGGCGTCGAGGTATGGAGCCAGCCGGATGCCTTCATCCCGTGGGACCCGCCGGAGCCCGACGATCTGGCGGTGTCGGGACTGACCCACGAAGAAGTGTGGGAGGCGGCCACCGCTGCGACCGAACTCGAGGGTTCTGGTCTCGTCCGCGGCGGCCGCCTCTTCACTGGGGCCAACCCGGCTTCCCCTTCCGGATTGGCCACCTTCACCGCGCCACTCGCACTGGGTGGCTCGGCGGTCTGGGTCAGCGGCGGGGATGTCGCCGCTCGTCGGCACACCTACGACGTGGAACGTGCGACCTCGTCCTGGCCGGTCGAGGCCGAGTAG
- a CDS encoding WhiB family transcriptional regulator: protein MKELLLLEADGGELGWQERGLCAQTDPEAFFPEKGGSTREAKKVCLTCEVRTECLEYALAHDERFGIWGGLSERERRKLKKRAV from the coding sequence ATGAAGGAGTTGCTTCTTCTCGAGGCCGACGGCGGCGAACTCGGCTGGCAAGAGCGCGGATTGTGCGCGCAGACCGACCCGGAGGCGTTCTTCCCCGAGAAGGGCGGCTCGACTCGTGAGGCGAAGAAGGTGTGCCTGACCTGCGAGGTCCGCACCGAATGTCTCGAGTACGCCTTGGCGCACGACGAGCGATTCGGCATCTGGGGTGGACTCTCCGAGCGCGAGCGGCGCAAGCTCAAGAAGCGCGCGGTCTGA
- a CDS encoding DUF5719 family protein has protein sequence MTDSITPRSGRRAAAARDTSRVSKAGALALVLPLISLGLLLLVNPDAPPVEKHPPADIALARLDLVCPAAVAPGDSVLAAQQETDGEITVRVGKAEPDTVRVDVSAAKVSSSRQPVVVTGVDQVAPGLVAARVGPRGATQCASPRAEAWFTGLGARPTHRSSIRLTNPDAGPAIADFEVFSRRGPLNVAALRGIRVPGRSTLTLDLAEVSPRRTDLAAKLTVQRGRIGSSVWDEGDPFGRGAVPGGWLAPQAEPGTALRLLGVPRFDRGTQTLTLLNPGDSEARATLRFIGAESEFAPEGLDDVTIAPGSVVNVALHDLVAAEQGDILGVLVESTLPVTATLRAETEDRLTHATPGAELSDAAGVIPAGQAAIVIAGATKAGTVVLSTDTGDDVRARVGPRRGTTLEIPAGASTFRVRFTGTTARAALVVRTRTGMISTPLAPLVLQGQAPYVGPALPGADQPE, from the coding sequence GTGACCGACTCCATCACGCCACGCTCGGGGCGCCGCGCGGCAGCAGCCCGGGACACCTCCCGGGTCAGCAAGGCCGGTGCCCTGGCTCTGGTCCTGCCGCTGATCTCGCTGGGCCTCCTGCTCCTGGTCAATCCGGATGCGCCGCCGGTCGAGAAACACCCGCCGGCGGACATCGCCCTCGCTCGCCTCGACCTGGTCTGTCCGGCGGCCGTCGCCCCGGGCGACTCGGTGCTCGCTGCTCAGCAGGAGACCGACGGCGAGATAACCGTCCGGGTCGGGAAGGCCGAGCCGGACACCGTACGTGTCGACGTCTCGGCCGCCAAGGTCTCGTCCTCGCGCCAGCCGGTGGTCGTGACCGGCGTCGACCAGGTCGCTCCCGGTCTCGTGGCGGCGCGCGTCGGTCCCCGGGGCGCGACCCAGTGCGCAAGTCCGCGCGCGGAGGCCTGGTTCACCGGGCTCGGCGCGCGACCCACGCACCGTTCCTCCATCCGGCTTACCAACCCCGACGCCGGACCCGCGATCGCCGACTTCGAAGTCTTCTCCCGCCGGGGACCACTCAACGTGGCGGCACTGCGCGGCATCCGAGTGCCCGGCCGGTCCACGCTCACCCTCGACCTGGCCGAGGTCAGCCCCCGGCGCACCGACCTCGCCGCAAAACTCACCGTGCAGAGGGGGAGGATCGGCAGCAGCGTCTGGGACGAGGGAGACCCCTTCGGCCGGGGCGCGGTGCCTGGAGGTTGGCTCGCCCCACAGGCCGAACCCGGCACGGCGCTGCGCCTGCTCGGGGTGCCCAGATTCGACCGGGGCACTCAGACCCTCACGCTGTTGAACCCGGGCGACTCCGAGGCCCGCGCGACCCTGCGCTTCATCGGAGCGGAGAGCGAGTTCGCTCCCGAGGGCCTCGACGACGTCACGATCGCACCCGGAAGCGTGGTCAACGTGGCGCTGCACGATCTAGTGGCCGCCGAGCAGGGCGACATCCTCGGTGTTCTCGTCGAGTCGACCCTGCCCGTCACCGCCACCTTGCGCGCGGAGACCGAGGACCGCCTGACCCACGCGACGCCAGGTGCCGAACTCTCCGATGCGGCAGGAGTGATTCCCGCTGGACAGGCCGCGATCGTGATCGCCGGCGCCACCAAGGCCGGAACAGTGGTGCTCTCCACCGACACCGGCGACGACGTCCGGGCGCGTGTCGGGCCACGTCGCGGCACCACCTTGGAGATCCCGGCCGGCGCGAGCACGTTCCGGGTCCGGTTCACCGGCACGACCGCACGCGCGGCCCTGGTCGTGCGCACGCGCACCGGGATGATCTCCACGCCGTTGGCCCCGCTGGTGTTGCAAGGCCAGGCGCCTTACGTGGGTCCGGCTCTGCCCGGTGCCGATCAGCCGGAGTAG
- a CDS encoding DUF3105 domain-containing protein: MAKPTKSERTERQARVEKMLNQQRSAERSRGMMIVGACMLVGLLIIGAAAYKPIMERLDARQHRDTALEDLGAPASACQKITTKEATGNQEHVEPGTPLDLKDAPPAFGTHYNVWEPMDKKLYTKGDRPEVGRLIHNLEHGYTLVWYDKTAAGDPEMMSVIRGMADKFGGTTNLRHKFIAVPWLKSDGKAFPKGQHIAYTHWSVGGTGSDATGKQVGVWQYCSSPSGAALQDFMIKYPYMDSPEPTVV; the protein is encoded by the coding sequence GTGGCAAAACCGACCAAGTCCGAGCGCACCGAGCGGCAAGCCCGCGTCGAGAAGATGCTCAACCAGCAGCGCTCCGCCGAGCGGAGCCGCGGCATGATGATCGTCGGTGCGTGCATGTTGGTCGGCCTGCTGATCATCGGCGCGGCGGCGTACAAGCCGATCATGGAACGGCTCGACGCGCGCCAGCACCGCGACACCGCGCTGGAGGATCTGGGCGCACCCGCGTCGGCATGCCAGAAGATCACGACGAAGGAGGCGACCGGCAACCAGGAGCACGTCGAGCCGGGCACGCCACTGGATCTCAAGGACGCTCCCCCGGCCTTCGGCACGCACTACAACGTGTGGGAGCCGATGGACAAGAAACTCTACACCAAGGGCGACCGCCCGGAGGTGGGGCGTTTGATCCACAACCTCGAACACGGCTACACGCTGGTGTGGTACGACAAGACGGCCGCGGGTGATCCCGAGATGATGAGCGTGATCCGCGGAATGGCCGACAAGTTCGGTGGCACGACCAACCTTCGGCACAAGTTCATTGCGGTGCCGTGGCTGAAGTCGGACGGCAAGGCATTCCCGAAGGGCCAGCACATCGCCTACACCCACTGGTCTGTCGGCGGCACCGGCTCGGACGCCACCGGCAAGCAGGTCGGCGTATGGCAGTACTGCTCGTCTCCCAGCGGTGCCGCGTTGCAGGACTTCATGATCAAGTACCCGTACATGGACTCGCCCGAGCCGACCGTCGTCTGA
- a CDS encoding mannose-1-phosphate guanylyltransferase, protein MTFWAVIPAGGAGTRLWPLSRQARPKFLLDPTGAGRTLIQQTRDRLRPLTDDRVLVVTGLLHAAEVGSQLDDLPRDHILAEPSARDSMAAMGLAAAVLELRDPDAVMGAFPADHVISDPAGFRSVVTTAVSVAAESDLLVTLGIDPTHPATGFGYIRLGAALGETGAYAVEEFVEKPDAERAASYLAQGGFRWNAGMFVVRPTVLLDLLAAQDPDFAASLRALAAAPDRLDELWPTLTKISVDYAVAEPAAAAGRVAVVPGAFGWDDIGDFASLRELAGNDALNVIGPRDLVVSRDATGLVVPGSGRTVAVIGLEDIVVVDTPDALLVSSTDRAQDVKWIVDELRERAPGLL, encoded by the coding sequence ATGACGTTCTGGGCGGTGATCCCAGCCGGCGGTGCCGGCACCAGGCTCTGGCCACTCTCGCGGCAGGCGCGCCCGAAGTTCCTGCTCGACCCCACCGGTGCCGGTCGTACGCTCATCCAACAGACCCGCGACCGCTTGCGGCCCCTCACCGACGACCGCGTGCTCGTGGTCACCGGGCTGCTGCACGCCGCCGAGGTCGGAAGTCAGTTGGACGACCTGCCCCGCGACCACATCCTGGCCGAACCGTCGGCGCGCGACTCGATGGCCGCCATGGGCCTGGCCGCAGCCGTCCTCGAACTGCGAGATCCCGACGCCGTGATGGGAGCCTTCCCCGCCGACCACGTGATCTCTGATCCTGCCGGGTTCCGGTCTGTGGTCACGACGGCGGTCTCCGTTGCTGCGGAGTCCGACCTCCTCGTCACGCTCGGTATCGACCCGACGCATCCGGCCACGGGCTTCGGCTACATCCGCCTCGGTGCCGCGTTGGGTGAGACCGGCGCGTACGCCGTCGAGGAGTTCGTGGAGAAGCCCGACGCCGAACGCGCTGCGTCCTATCTCGCGCAAGGGGGGTTCCGCTGGAACGCCGGAATGTTCGTCGTACGCCCTACCGTCCTGCTCGACCTCCTGGCCGCCCAAGACCCCGACTTCGCGGCCTCGCTGCGTGCCCTCGCAGCGGCGCCCGATCGGCTCGACGAGTTGTGGCCCACACTCACCAAGATCTCGGTCGACTATGCGGTCGCCGAACCGGCCGCCGCAGCGGGCCGGGTGGCCGTCGTACCCGGCGCATTCGGCTGGGATGACATCGGCGACTTCGCGTCATTGCGCGAACTCGCCGGGAATGATGCCCTCAACGTGATCGGGCCCCGCGACCTCGTCGTCTCCCGTGATGCCACCGGCCTGGTCGTCCCCGGCTCGGGGCGCACGGTCGCCGTCATCGGTCTCGAGGACATCGTCGTGGTCGACACCCCCGACGCGCTGCTGGTCAGCAGTACGGACCGCGCTCAGGACGTGAAGTGGATCGTCGACGAACTACGCGAGCGCGCCCCCGGGTTGCTCTGA